ATCTTCGGGTCCATTGCCAAACGCCGCCGGCACCACGTCCGCTTATGCGCCGGTCGCAGTGAAACAGGCCGACGTCAAGGGTGGTGGCGTCTCGGCCCGCATCGTCAATGCCGCCGATCCCTTTGTGCCGTCCTACGATCCGTCCTCGCCGGACGCCGACACCGAGGGAATGGTGGCTACCCCGAATGTCGACATGGCCGGCGAGATGGTCAACGTCATGACGGCCCGCATCAGCTACGAGGCCTCGGCGAAGACGCTGAAAGTGGGCAACGACATGCTGAAGGCGACGCTCGACGCCTTCAGCTGAGCAAGGCGCTCAGGCGCGCAGCCGTTTCACCGCCTCGATATGGCGCGCCATGGCCTCCGCTTCCGCCGGCGTGAAGACGGCGGCGACGATCTCGGTCGCAAAGCGCTCCCCCTGGCCCAGCGGCGCGTGGGTCACGGGCTGACCGTTGACGCACGCCGCCTCGTCCGGCGACCGCACGGGAAAAGCCATGCCGACCGCCTCCTGGTCGCCCGTGCGACAGATCCAGCGGGCAGCGGCTCCCGTGTCCTCGGGTTTGAAGGAGGTGTAGTCGGCCGTCCCATCGGGATGAACCTGCATGAAATGCGACCGTCCCTCGTCGTCGGTCAGAGGATCGAAGGCGAACACCACCTCCGGCGCAAAAATCTTGTCCGAGGTCAAGGTGCCGGCACGGCCGGGGTCCTTGGCGAGCTCCGCTATCCATTCGACATAGCCCGGGCCGGGCTTGATATGCGGAGGAATTTCCTGACGGACACGCAAACTCTCGGCCGTCTCGTGGACCGTGCCGAGCAACCGGCCGCCCTCGCGGGCGCGCCAGTTGAGATGGCCGAGATAATGCACCGTGAGCGGCGACGATTTCAGGTTGGTGACGGTGATGCCGATGGCGATCCTCGACCGGCCCTCATACAGCTTCAGAAGCGGCACCGCCTCGTAGTTGGTGGCAAAGGCGACCGTATGGTTATAGCGGCCGGTGACCGCGATATAGCGGCCGTTTGCGTCCTCGCCGATCAGGACGGCGGCATCGCGATAGGGGGCGTTGGGCAGTTCGCCGTGCTGCTCGCGGCGCTCCATCGGGCCGGGAGCGCCGATCGCGGTGATGCCGGCGTGCTGGAAATAGCCGCCATAGGTCTCGAAGAATTTCTGCGTCGGGCGCGGCATGTCGAACATCGACTTCATGCCGACGTCGCGGCCACCGAGACGAGCCGACCAGACATGCTGCCCCTGGAAGGGCAGCACCACCACCTCGTCGGCTCCGTTCGACAGCCTGACGGCATCGACTCCGGAGGCAAATCGGAAAGCCGCCGCCGAGAGAGACCCGGCTCGGAAAAACACCCGCTCGGCTTCCGCGAACGCAACGCCGCGAAGGTCGACGGCCGCTGTCGCCCCCTCGCTCAACTTCGACAATGTCATACCATCCTCCCAGGCACGGCGACCGGGAGCCCTCCCGAGTCGACGATCGCCGGAGCGGCAGTCTGTCGCGTTTTATCCGGCGCTCCAAGGGGTGGAGACACAGCAATAGAGCTTAGTGCAATGATATCACTCGGCAGCGGCGGCCGCCGTCGCCGAGCCGGACGCCGTCTGCCATCCGAGATCGGGAAGCTGGATCATCCGCTGGCCACGCAAGTCAGACGCGCAGACGAGAAAACCGCGCTCCTCCATATAGGCGAGCAGTCGCCGCGCGCGGGATGGCGAGCGGGTCCCGTAGGCCCGGGCGATCTCGGCGTCGGAAGGGCATGGCGCCTTCTGGAGCGCCGCCTTGGCGACCAGCAGGAAGACGCCGCGCATGTCCTCGGGCAACGATGCCGAAATCAGCGTGGCCTGCTGCCAGGCGTCCTCGTCGACCGCCTCGGTCTCCACGCCGGCGCGGGCCAGCGACAAGCGCTGGCGGAAGGACTGCAAGTCGAGGCTGTCGCCGGTCACCCGCTTGATGCGGCAGCGGACGAGGAAGTCCTGATAGAGCATCGACACCGGCTGGAAGGCGGCGTCCGGCTCGGCCATCATCTCCACGAGGATTTCCTCGATCGCCTCGTCACGGGCAAGTCGCCCGAGTAGATCGGCCTGGGGCGGATTGTCCTCGGGCGCCGGCGCCAGTGCCGCGCGGGACCGCGACAGCTCGGAAAGGATATCGGCGGTGGAGATGGGCGCGGCCGTGATGCGCGGCGCCTCCTCACCGGCCGCCGACCGGAAAATCAGCTCGCGCGCCGCCTCGCCACCCTGTTCGGGCAGCGGCGTCAGCTTGGGACCGCCGCCGCGCCCCGTCGTTTCCACCGGCCCGATCCTGACCGCTTCCGGACGGCGACCGATGGCCGGACCGAGCGAGACGAACTCGCCGCGCTGAAGGTTGCGGAACATTTCCGCCTGTCGCCGCTCCATGCCGAGCAGATCGGCGGCACGTGCCATGTCGATGTCGAGGAACGTGCGCCCCATCAGGAAGTTCGAGGCTTCGGCGGCGACGTTCTTGGCCAGCTTGGCAAGGCGCTGGGTTGCGATGACGCCGGCAAGGCCGCGCTTGCGACCGCGACACATCAGATTGGTCATGGCACCGAGCGAGGCGCGGCGCGCCTCGCCGTCGGCCTCGCCGGACGCCGCCGGTGCGAACAGCTGCGCTTCGTCGACCACCACCAGCATCGGGTACCAGTGATCGCGCTCGGCATCGAAGAGGCCGTTCAGAAAGGCGGCCGCGGCGCGGACCTGGCCGTCGACATCGAGCCCTTCAAGGTTGAGAACGACGGACACGCGATGTTTGCGGACGCGGGCCGCGATCAGCGCCAGGTCACGCTCTGAGCAGTTGGCGTCCACCACGACGTGACCGAAGCGATCGGCCAGCGTCACGAAGTCGCCTTCGGGGTCGATGACGGCCTGTTGTACCCACTCGGCACTCTGCTCGAGAAGTCGGCGCAGAAGGTGCGACTTGCCGGAACCGGAGTTGCCCTGGACCAGCAGACGGGTGGCCAGCAGTTCCTCAAGGTCGAAGGCGGCACGCGTGCCGTTCGCCCTGTTGCCGATGTCCACGCTGAAGGTCATCCCGAAATCTTTGTCCCACGCACCGGTAAACACGGCCCGCCTTCGCGAGCATGTTTCTTCTGTCGACCGATTCGGCCGCCTTGGCCAAGGGCGAAGCAAGATGCTAACGCTGTCTTCTCCCGTGATTCACAGGCTGGAGCTTCGACCATGGTCCGAATTGCGCTTCTCACCGTTTCCGATCGTGCCGCGCGCGGTGAGTATGAAGACCTCTCAGGGCCGGCGATCGCGGCTTGGCTCGGCCGTGCCGTGACCTCGCCCCACGAGATCCTGACGCAGGTGGTCCCCGATGGCGTGGATAGCGTCGGCGGCGAGCTGGTCCGCCTCTGCGACGAAGAGCGGGTCGATCTCATTCTCACGACCGGTGGAACCGGGCCTTCGCCACGCGACCTCACGCCGGAGGCGATGAAGGTGGTACTGGAGAAGGAGCTGCCGGGCTTTGGCGAACTGATGCGCCGCATCAGCCTTGAGAAGGTGCCGACCGCCATCCTGTCGCGCCAGACCGCCGGGACGCGCGGCTCGACACTGATCGTCAACCTTCCGGGCAAGCCGGCCTCGATCGCCGTATGCCTCGACGCGGTATTTCCGGCCATTCCCTACTGCCTCGACCTGATCGGTGCCGGCCGTATCGAGACCGACCCGGCCGTCTGCCAGGCGTTCCGACCGGCATGACGACACACCTAAAGGTTGCTTGCAAGAATGCCACTTCCCGTAGTATGAAACTGCTATCGATTTTGGCCAGACCATCGGCCCTGAACGCCTGGGGTCCATCCCCCGCGACGTGACGACCTTTCCAAACTCGGTAACCACCTGCCACGCGCTCCGTGCGGGCGCTTGGCTTTCTTTCAAGTGACTTTCTGAGGAAAGGATCTCATCATGGCTCTAGGTACCGTCAAGTGGTTCAACGCCACCAAGGGCTACGGCTTCATTGCTCCGGACGCCGGTGGTCCGGACGTTTTCGTTCACATCTCCGCCGTCGAGCGCTCGGGCCTTGGCTCGCTCAACGATGGCCAGAAAGTGAACTTCGAGGTCGTGCAGGACCGCCGTTCCGGCAAGTCCTCGGCTGACAATCTGTCGGCTGCCTGATCTCACGATCGACCGGCTTGAATGCAAAGCCCCGCGGGAGTTCTCTTCCGCGGGGTTTTTCTTGTCCAGAACGAAGCCGTCAGTGGGTGCCCGGCACCATCATCCGACGCAGGGTTGAATCCTTCAGCACGAAATGGTGGTAAAGAGCCGCCGCAGCGTGGATCAGGATCAGCAGGATGAACACGGGCTTGTTGGCGGCATGAACCTCGCCGAAGGTTTCGATGTCGACATACTGGGCGAGAAGGCCTGTGATCGGCGTAACGATCAGCATGAGATAGAAAAGATAGTGCAAAGCCTCGCCCGCCTTCACTTGCAGAGCAGGGCCGGGCACCGAAGGCGGCACGCCGACCGTCAGGCGCAAGCCGAAACGGAACAGCGTCAGAACGAGGACGGCGATGCCGACGCCGACGTGCAGATAGTAGCCGGTCAGGAGCGGGGCGACGTCCTGTCCGGAATGCAGGAAATAATTATAGCGCCCCATGTCTTCGCCGAAGATCAACTGGAACAATACGAGAAGCACGATCAACCAGTGGAGCGAAAGCTGGAGAACGGTGTAACCGGTGGACTGCTTGGCCATGGCGGACTCCCGCGGTGGTTAACGGAGCGGAGCTTACACCAAATCCGCCGACACAATCGGCAAGATTGCATCGATCACCCGGAAATATACCGCCGCCGGTGACGGTGCCGTCTCACCGCCGCTTCATGGCGGCGGCCAGGGCGGCAGCCATGGCATTGTTGCCCGTCGATGGCGGCGGCGGACTCCGCCGGTCCGGCCGACCGCCGCCCGTACCTTTCGGCGCGCCGTCATCGTCCTTGCGCATGGACAAGGCGATACGCTTGCGTTTGACCTCCACCTCGACGACACGAACCTTCACCACGTCGCCGGCCTTCACAACGTCGCGAGGGTCCTTCACGAACCGGTCGGCCAACTGGCTGACGTGAACGAGGCCGTCCTGATGGACGCCGATATCGACGAAGGCACCGAAGGCGGCGACATTGGTCACCGTACCCTCGAGGATCATGCCGGGCTTGAGATCGGCAATGTCCTCGACCCCTTCGGCGAAGCTGGCGGTCCGGAACTCGGGGCGCGGATCCCGGCCGGGCTTTTCCAGCTCGCTCAGAATGTCGCGTACGGTCGGCAAACCAAAACGGTCGTCGACGAATTTCGCCGGGTTCAGCGCCTTAAGCACGGCACTGTCGCCCATCAGCTGCCGAATGTCGCGGCCGCAGGCGGCGACGATGCGGCGGGCGACGCCATAGGCCTCGGGATGCACGGAGGAGGCATCGAGCGGCTCGTCGCCATCGCGGATGCGCAGGAAGCCGGCGGCCTGCTCGAAGGTCTTGGCACCGAGGCGCGGTACTTCCATCAGCGCCTTGCGGCTGCGGAAGGCGCCCGAGAGATCGCGGTAGGCGACGATGGCCTCGGCAAGCGAAGGGCCAAGGCCGGAGACGCGGGACAGGAGCGGCGCCGAGGCCATGTTGAGATCGACGCCGACGGCGTTCACCGCGTCCTCGACCACGGCGTCCAGCGCCTTGGCGAGATGGCCCTGATCGACATCGTGCTGATACTGCCCGACGCCGATCGACTTCGGCTCGATCTTGACCAACTCGGCCAGCGGATCCTGAAGGCGGCGAGCGATGGAAACGGCGCCTCGCAGCGAAACGTCGAGACCGGGAAACTCACGGGCGGCCAGTTCGGATGCCGAATAGACCGAGGCCCCAGCCTCGCTCACCACAACCTTGGTGGGCTTGGGTGCCGGCAGATCGGCAATCAGCGCTGCGGCAAGGCGATCGGTCTCGCGGCTCGCCGTACCGTTGCCGATGGCGATCAGTTCCACCTTGTGCTTGCGGGCGAGGGAAGCCAGCGTTGCAAGCGCTCCGGCAACGTCGTTTCTCGGTTGGAACGGGTAGACGGTGGCCGTGTCGACCAGTTTGCCGGTGGCGTCGACCACCGCCACCTTGACGCCGGTGCGGATACCGGGATCGAGGCCCATGGTGGTACGGGCGCCGGCCGGCGCCGCGAGCAGCAAATCCTTCAGATTGTCGGCGAAGACGCGGATCGCCTCGGTCTCGGCTTTCTCTCTCAACGTACCCATCAGGTCTAGGGACAGGGAAAGCTGAAGCTTGACCCGCCAGGTCCAGCGGCAGACATCGAACAAAAAGCCTTCGGCCGGCAGTTTCGCCGGAACGTTGATCGAAAAGGCTTCCGCCACCATGCGCTCCACCGGCTTGACCGGCGCCGGATCGTCCGCGTCGATCTCAAGCTCCAGGGCCAGCACCTCCTCGTTGCGGCCGCGCAGCATGGCGAGCGCGCGATGGCTGGGCACCGTCGCCCAGCGCTCTCGATGATCGAAGTAGTCGGCGAACTTTTCGCCGGCGGCTTCCTTGCCCGCGATCACCGCCGAGCGCAACACGGCGCGATCGCGCAAATAGGCACGCAGGCGACCGACGAGTTCCGGCGTCTCGGCAAAACGCTCGGCGAGGATATCGCGGGCTCCATCGAGTGCCGCCTTGATGTCCGGCACTGCCTCGTTGACGTAGGCCGCAGCTGTCGCGGCTGGCTCCCGCGTCCGATCGGCGAACAGCGCGTCGGCCAACGGCTCCAGCCCCTTCTCCTTGGCGATCTCGCCCTTGGTGCGGCGCTTCGGCTTGAAGGGCGCGTAGAGATCCTCGATCTCCGCCTTTGTGACGGCGGCGGCGATCTTTTCGGACAGCGCAGGGGTCAACTTGCCCTGCCCTTCGATGGCCGTCAGGACGGCGGCACGACGGGTCTCGAGCTCGCGGAGATAGGATAGCCGCTCCTCAAGCTTGCGGAGCTGCGTATCGTCGAGCCCGCCGGTGACTTCCTTGCGGTAGCGGGCGACGAAAGGCACCGTCGCGCCCTCGTCGAGAAGGCCGATAGCTGCCGCTGACTGCGCCGGCCGGCAGCCGATTTCGCTGGCGATGGCCTCGACAATGCGGGCTTCGACGGCTGCGGAAAGGCTCATATCACGGCTCCCTCACAAGAAGGCCGCGACATTAGGCATCCTGTCCGGACGGCGCAACGGCGCCGACCGGCCTTGTCAACAAGCTGTCCGTGCCGTGGTGGCGACTTCAGCCGGAGACCACCTTGAGCGACGGCTTCTTGGCGGGCTCTTTCTTGGCCACTTCCTTCTTGGCGGCGGGCTTCTTGGCAGCCGGCGCCTTGGCTTCGGGCGCCTCCTTCTTGGCGGCGGCTGCGCGCGGCTTGCGAGCCGCCTTGGGTTTTGCAGCCGCCTCGGCTTCGGCGCGAACGATCGCCTCCGCCTCGTGCCAGTGTTGGTCGGCCCGTCCTTCGGGCTGCCCCTCGGCCAGCCAGAGTTCGCGCGCCTTTTCTCTGATCTTGGCTTCGATATCGGACATGTCGAAATCCTCTTTTGTTCGGAACCCGGCCAGCGGACGCCGCATCCGGCATCCCCTCAGGGGCTTTCGGGACAAGAAACTGGACCCTTCGACCCGACGGCTTCGTCGACGAAACCGCAGCGAGAGCAATGTAGACCAGCACTCGCCATCTGAGAAGGCAATGACAGGCGGAAAACTGCGCGCTGGCAAAGACTTTTACTCCGAATCGCCCTGCATGACGCCTGTCATGGCGACGAGCCACCTCCTTGCGGGCGAACGGACTTCCCCGACGAGTCAGGCGACAGAGCCGGCGATGGCCGGACGAAGGGCTGCGGCTGCGGCCACCAAGGCGCCGACATCGGCAGTGAGAAGGCTTCCGGCCTCGACGATACGACGACCGCCAACGAAGACGTCAGTGACATCGGCCCGACCGGCCGAATAGACGAGGTGGGTGACGGGATCGAACAGCGGGGCAGCATGCAGACGGCCGGTGTCGACCAGAATGAGGTCAGCCTCCTTGCCAACCTCGATCGATCCCAGCCGATCGCTGGCGCCGAGTGCGCAGGCGCCGTTGCGCGTTGCCATGGCAAGGGCTTCGCCGGTGGTAACGGTGGTGGCGTCGCCTGTCGCGGCCATTGCGGACGGCAACGGCGCCGTTCTCGATGACGGTCATGGCATCGTCGCAGGTGACGACATGGTCGGCGCGAATGACGAGATCGGAACTGGGCATGTTCTCTCCGGAGTATTCATTCATCGCCGATGGGCCGCACCCCGTAAAGAGAGTGTTGCCGCCCCATCTCCCTTGCCTCAAACTCGCCCCAGCAACCGGCGAGGCCATCATGACCCATCCATTCTTCATCCCGAGCGGAGGCCTTCGGGAGTTCGCGACATCGGAACGCTGTCACATCACCGAGCTTCTCAACCATCCGACCCGGCCGGATGTGTCGCTGGCGCGGGCGCGCGTCACCCCCGGCGTGGTCACAGAGCTGCACGCCCTCGACGTCGAGGAAACCTATGTGATCGAGATGGGAAGCGGCATGATGGAGGTGGGGGGCGATCGCTTTCGCGTCGGTCCCGGCGACAGTGTTCGCATTCCTCAGCGGGTGTCGCAACGGATCGAAAACGACGGAGCCGTCGATCTCGTCTTCCTTTGCCTTTGCCGGCCGCGCTTCCGTCCTGAGGGCTACGCCAGCCTGGAAGCTTCCGTTGACGAGCCAACCCGGTCGGGGGCCACGGGGGACTGAGGCATACGGCATGTATAATATTGAGAGCATTTCTCATGAATATTGCGCATATAGGTAGTATAGCGCACCTTCACCTGACGTAAGTTCCTTAAATATCGATGGTTTTCCTAATTCATTTACGAAGAGGTAAGGGATTTGACGCGACATAGCCGGTGTCGGGCGCATCCGGTGCGCCGACCCCGCAGCACAAAGGAACCGGCATGTCCGCTCCCTCGATCATTGCCTCTGACATGCGTCAGCGCCTCGGTTTTCACGCCATCGACGACAGTGTTGCCGCGACCCTTCGCGAACATCGCTCCTATATTTTCAGTATTCTTGCCGACGGTATCGACGCCTTCTACCGGCATATCGCGGAGTTCCCTGAAACCAAGCGCTTCTTTCGATCTCCCGACCATATGGCCCATGCCAGGGCGGCACAGATCAAGCATTGGGAGCGCGTGCTGGAAGCTCGCTTCGACGAGACCTATTTCCAGTCCGTTTCGAAGATCGGAGAGACCCATCACCGGATCGGCCTGTCTCCCACGTGGTACATCGGCGGCTACGACTTCCTGCTCAACACGCTGATCGCCCGCATCAACAAGGATTACTCCGGCGGCTTCATGAAGCGCGGCCGGGATGAGACGCGGCTCAAGCTGCTGCAGGCGCTCAGCAAGGCCGTCATGGTCGATATGGATTTTGCCATTTCCGTCTACATCGATGCGGAACGCGCGGCGCGCCAGAGCCTGATCGACCACGTCACCAAGGAGTTCGAGTCGTCCGTCGGAGCCATTGCCGACAAGGTCCTCTCCTCGGCCAAGGATATGGCTGCGCTGACTCGCGACCTCGACCATGCGACCGACAGTGCCGCCGAACGGGCCAAGAGCGTGACGCGCGGCGCCGAAACGGCATCGGCGAACGTTGCCACCGTTGCCGCCGCCACCGAGGAACTGACCGGCTCCGTCGCCGAGATCACCCGCCAGGTCGAGGAATCGAGTCGCGTCGCCGCCGAGGCGGCCGCCGATGCCGCCCGCACGTCGACACAGATCAGGGACCTCTCGGAAGCTGCCAAGAAGATCGGCGACGTCGTCGATCTGATCGACAACATCGCGTCCCAGACCAACCTTCTGGCGCTGAACGCCACGATTGAAGCTGCCCGGGCCGGCGAGGCTGGCAAAGGGTTCGCCGTCGTCGCCGCCGAGGTCAAGCAGCTCGCCGACCAGACCGCCAAGGCGACGTCGACCATCGCTGACCAGATCAGGGGCATTCAATCGTCGACCGAGCAGTCCGTGGCGGCCATCAACACCATTTCCGGCGTCATCGGCCGCCTCAGCGAGATCTCCAACGTCATCGCGGCGTCCGTCGAGGAGCAGGGCACCGCCACGCTCGACATCTCGCGCAATCTCAACCAGGCATCGACCAGCACCGCCGAGGTGACCGAGCACATCGACGGCGTGTCGCAGGCCAACGCCGCCGCCGTCGTGGCCACCGAGCGGATGAAGGTCGGTACGGCGGAGCTCGACGAAACCTGTGCCCGCCTCCGGTCGGAAATCAAGGGTTTCCTGGCCAAAGTGCGCGCCGCCTGACGGCGCCTCCGAGCCCATAAGGGGCGGCAGCGAACGCTTTGCGCCGCTGCCGCCCTTGCTTTTTCGGCAAAACGGTCTCATCCGTCAGGCAATACGCCTTCCACCGAGATGGATCGAACCCATGCCCGCCTATCGTTCCCGCACCTCCACCCATGGCCGCAACATGGCCGGCGCTCGCGGTCTGTGGCGCGCCACCGGCGTCAAGGAAAGCGATTTCGGCAAGCCGATCATTGCCGTGGTCAACTCCTTCACCCAGTTCGTGCCCGGCCATGTGCATCTCAAGGACATCGGGCAACTGGTTGCCCGCGAAATCGAGAAGGCCGGCGGCCTCGCCAAGGAATTCAGCACCATCGCCGTCGATGACGGCATCGCCATGGGCCATGACGGCATGCTCTATTCGCTGCCGTCGCGCGACCTGATCGCCGACAGCGTCGAGTACATGGTCAACGCCCATTGCGCCGACGCCATGGTCTGCATCTCCAACTGCGACAAGATCACGCCAGGCATGCTGATGGCGGCGTTGCGCCTCAACATCCCCGCCGTCTTCGTCTCCG
Above is a window of Pleomorphomonas sp. T1.2MG-36 DNA encoding:
- a CDS encoding Tex family protein, whose amino-acid sequence is MSLSAAVEARIVEAIASEIGCRPAQSAAAIGLLDEGATVPFVARYRKEVTGGLDDTQLRKLEERLSYLRELETRRAAVLTAIEGQGKLTPALSEKIAAAVTKAEIEDLYAPFKPKRRTKGEIAKEKGLEPLADALFADRTREPAATAAAYVNEAVPDIKAALDGARDILAERFAETPELVGRLRAYLRDRAVLRSAVIAGKEAAGEKFADYFDHRERWATVPSHRALAMLRGRNEEVLALELEIDADDPAPVKPVERMVAEAFSINVPAKLPAEGFLFDVCRWTWRVKLQLSLSLDLMGTLREKAETEAIRVFADNLKDLLLAAPAGARTTMGLDPGIRTGVKVAVVDATGKLVDTATVYPFQPRNDVAGALATLASLARKHKVELIAIGNGTASRETDRLAAALIADLPAPKPTKVVVSEAGASVYSASELAAREFPGLDVSLRGAVSIARRLQDPLAELVKIEPKSIGVGQYQHDVDQGHLAKALDAVVEDAVNAVGVDLNMASAPLLSRVSGLGPSLAEAIVAYRDLSGAFRSRKALMEVPRLGAKTFEQAAGFLRIRDGDEPLDASSVHPEAYGVARRIVAACGRDIRQLMGDSAVLKALNPAKFVDDRFGLPTVRDILSELEKPGRDPRPEFRTASFAEGVEDIADLKPGMILEGTVTNVAAFGAFVDIGVHQDGLVHVSQLADRFVKDPRDVVKAGDVVKVRVVEVEVKRKRIALSMRKDDDGAPKGTGGGRPDRRSPPPPSTGNNAMAAALAAAMKRR
- a CDS encoding cupin domain-containing protein, whose product is MTHPFFIPSGGLREFATSERCHITELLNHPTRPDVSLARARVTPGVVTELHALDVEETYVIEMGSGMMEVGGDRFRVGPGDSVRIPQRVSQRIENDGAVDLVFLCLCRPRFRPEGYASLEASVDEPTRSGATGD
- a CDS encoding DUF2934 domain-containing protein, coding for MSDIEAKIREKARELWLAEGQPEGRADQHWHEAEAIVRAEAEAAAKPKAARKPRAAAAKKEAPEAKAPAAKKPAAKKEVAKKEPAKKPSLKVVSG
- a CDS encoding cytochrome b, which codes for MAKQSTGYTVLQLSLHWLIVLLVLFQLIFGEDMGRYNYFLHSGQDVAPLLTGYYLHVGVGIAVLVLTLFRFGLRLTVGVPPSVPGPALQVKAGEALHYLFYLMLIVTPITGLLAQYVDIETFGEVHAANKPVFILLILIHAAAALYHHFVLKDSTLRRMMVPGTH
- a CDS encoding globin-coupled sensor protein, producing the protein MSAPSIIASDMRQRLGFHAIDDSVAATLREHRSYIFSILADGIDAFYRHIAEFPETKRFFRSPDHMAHARAAQIKHWERVLEARFDETYFQSVSKIGETHHRIGLSPTWYIGGYDFLLNTLIARINKDYSGGFMKRGRDETRLKLLQALSKAVMVDMDFAISVYIDAERAARQSLIDHVTKEFESSVGAIADKVLSSAKDMAALTRDLDHATDSAAERAKSVTRGAETASANVATVAAATEELTGSVAEITRQVEESSRVAAEAAADAARTSTQIRDLSEAAKKIGDVVDLIDNIASQTNLLALNATIEAARAGEAGKGFAVVAAEVKQLADQTAKATSTIADQIRGIQSSTEQSVAAINTISGVIGRLSEISNVIAASVEEQGTATLDISRNLNQASTSTAEVTEHIDGVSQANAAAVVATERMKVGTAELDETCARLRSEIKGFLAKVRAA
- a CDS encoding ATP-binding protein, yielding MTFSVDIGNRANGTRAAFDLEELLATRLLVQGNSGSGKSHLLRRLLEQSAEWVQQAVIDPEGDFVTLADRFGHVVVDANCSERDLALIAARVRKHRVSVVLNLEGLDVDGQVRAAAAFLNGLFDAERDHWYPMLVVVDEAQLFAPAASGEADGEARRASLGAMTNLMCRGRKRGLAGVIATQRLAKLAKNVAAEASNFLMGRTFLDIDMARAADLLGMERRQAEMFRNLQRGEFVSLGPAIGRRPEAVRIGPVETTGRGGGPKLTPLPEQGGEAARELIFRSAAGEEAPRITAAPISTADILSELSRSRAALAPAPEDNPPQADLLGRLARDEAIEEILVEMMAEPDAAFQPVSMLYQDFLVRCRIKRVTGDSLDLQSFRQRLSLARAGVETEAVDEDAWQQATLISASLPEDMRGVFLLVAKAALQKAPCPSDAEIARAYGTRSPSRARRLLAYMEERGFLVCASDLRGQRMIQLPDLGWQTASGSATAAAAAE
- a CDS encoding flagellar basal body rod protein FlgC, which translates into the protein MSISPILSISTSGMQAAATRLEASAQNIANVQSSGPLPNAAGTTSAYAPVAVKQADVKGGGVSARIVNAADPFVPSYDPSSPDADTEGMVATPNVDMAGEMVNVMTARISYEASAKTLKVGNDMLKATLDAFS
- a CDS encoding DUF4432 family protein, producing MTLSKLSEGATAAVDLRGVAFAEAERVFFRAGSLSAAAFRFASGVDAVRLSNGADEVVVLPFQGQHVWSARLGGRDVGMKSMFDMPRPTQKFFETYGGYFQHAGITAIGAPGPMERREQHGELPNAPYRDAAVLIGEDANGRYIAVTGRYNHTVAFATNYEAVPLLKLYEGRSRIAIGITVTNLKSSPLTVHYLGHLNWRAREGGRLLGTVHETAESLRVRQEIPPHIKPGPGYVEWIAELAKDPGRAGTLTSDKIFAPEVVFAFDPLTDDEGRSHFMQVHPDGTADYTSFKPEDTGAAARWICRTGDQEAVGMAFPVRSPDEAACVNGQPVTHAPLGQGERFATEIVAAVFTPAEAEAMARHIEAVKRLRA
- the mog gene encoding molybdopterin adenylyltransferase; translation: MVRIALLTVSDRAARGEYEDLSGPAIAAWLGRAVTSPHEILTQVVPDGVDSVGGELVRLCDEERVDLILTTGGTGPSPRDLTPEAMKVVLEKELPGFGELMRRISLEKVPTAILSRQTAGTRGSTLIVNLPGKPASIAVCLDAVFPAIPYCLDLIGAGRIETDPAVCQAFRPA
- a CDS encoding amidohydrolase family protein, yielding MPSAMAATGDATTVTTGEALAMATRNGACALGASDRLGSIEVGKEADLILVDTGRLHAAPLFDPVTHLVYSAGRADVTDVFVGGRRIVEAGSLLTADVGALVAAAAALRPAIAGSVA
- a CDS encoding cold-shock protein — its product is MALGTVKWFNATKGYGFIAPDAGGPDVFVHISAVERSGLGSLNDGQKVNFEVVQDRRSGKSSADNLSAA